Proteins from one Pantoea cypripedii genomic window:
- a CDS encoding DNA-binding protein — protein sequence MLKRIEYQIEKYSFMELNETPDRTRQWAEVLEECRQLQAGAEERLRIALLHMDYVTSFELPFRLLLVRTPQLIARLRDELLITRKSATFNGKRFGCTWSLKSDLSSIPDEFQYRLVTRIRRIDSAGATAAPYQQIAKETKAPRERLKRALEEGLSVSALDGLFWFGQQRIAADVLNLRKKGMIISTSETEVFDNLTATTRLVPIYSAGENK from the coding sequence ATGCTAAAACGGATAGAGTATCAGATAGAGAAGTACAGCTTCATGGAGCTAAACGAAACGCCTGACCGCACCCGTCAGTGGGCCGAAGTTCTTGAGGAGTGCCGTCAGTTGCAGGCGGGTGCGGAAGAAAGGTTGCGTATTGCATTGCTGCATATGGATTACGTCACCAGTTTTGAGTTGCCTTTCCGGCTGTTGCTGGTACGAACCCCGCAGCTGATTGCCAGATTGCGTGATGAGCTGCTTATTACCCGTAAAAGCGCTACGTTCAACGGCAAACGTTTTGGCTGTACCTGGAGCCTGAAATCAGACTTAAGCAGCATCCCAGATGAATTCCAGTACCGGCTGGTAACCCGTATCCGGCGAATAGATTCTGCCGGAGCAACAGCCGCCCCTTACCAGCAAATCGCCAAAGAGACAAAAGCGCCGCGCGAACGTCTCAAACGCGCACTGGAAGAAGGATTATCGGTATCGGCGCTGGACGGTTTATTCTGGTTTGGTCAACAGCGTATCGCCGCCGATGTGCTGAATCTGCGCAAGAAAGGGATGATCATCAGTACATCTGAAACTGAAGTTTTCGACAATCTTACCGCTACGACCAGGCTTGTTCCCATTTATAGCGCCGGGGAGAATAAATGA
- the oxlT gene encoding oxalate/formate MFS antiporter, which translates to MTNTALTNDVVVSQKKKWSQLALGLLCMISISSPQYVWALFTRPLMEKLHAPLAEIQITFSILIILQTFFSPIQGKLIDRFGPRKLIAVGTVLTGLSWMLVAHMESLMELYLYYGVLGGLGTGIVYIGVVGLMVRWFPEKRGFATGMVAAGYGMGAVLTTFPITTSLAVKGLENTLWQFGLMMAVVGFIASQGLRAPHRSIAEGVASPDNVSSKHFTSREMLRQPLFWLMFIMMTMMSTSGLMVTSQMAIFAGDFGITSVTVLGMAALPLAMTIDRFMNGLTRPVCGYISDRIGREKMMFIAFGLEGCAMALWLLCKDDPLLFVLLSGVVFFGWGEIFSLFPATLTDTFGTRFATANYGWLYISQGIGSIFGGPLAALLYQHTSSWSLVFACAITLDIVCALLALLVLKPWRSRFIQQLKASA; encoded by the coding sequence ATGACCAATACAGCATTGACTAATGACGTCGTCGTTAGTCAAAAGAAAAAATGGAGTCAATTGGCTTTAGGTTTGCTTTGCATGATATCGATCTCCAGTCCACAGTATGTCTGGGCATTATTTACCCGCCCATTAATGGAAAAACTTCATGCTCCGCTCGCCGAAATTCAGATTACCTTTTCAATTCTGATTATTCTGCAAACTTTCTTCTCACCCATCCAGGGCAAGCTTATTGATCGCTTTGGTCCACGTAAATTGATTGCTGTCGGAACCGTATTGACCGGACTCAGCTGGATGCTGGTTGCGCACATGGAATCACTGATGGAGTTGTATCTCTATTATGGTGTGTTGGGAGGATTAGGCACCGGCATTGTTTATATTGGTGTCGTTGGTCTGATGGTGCGCTGGTTTCCTGAGAAGAGGGGGTTTGCTACCGGCATGGTGGCAGCAGGATATGGTATGGGGGCGGTGCTGACGACGTTTCCGATCACCACTTCTCTGGCAGTGAAAGGGCTGGAAAATACCTTATGGCAGTTTGGCCTGATGATGGCTGTGGTGGGTTTTATTGCCAGCCAGGGGTTGCGGGCACCCCATCGTTCCATTGCGGAGGGTGTTGCATCGCCTGACAATGTCAGCAGCAAACACTTCACCTCAAGAGAAATGTTACGTCAGCCACTTTTCTGGTTGATGTTTATCATGATGACCATGATGTCGACTTCTGGCCTGATGGTGACATCACAAATGGCCATCTTTGCTGGCGATTTTGGTATTACCTCGGTCACGGTACTGGGTATGGCTGCGCTCCCGCTGGCAATGACCATTGACCGTTTTATGAATGGCCTGACGCGACCGGTCTGCGGCTATATTTCCGATCGTATTGGTCGTGAAAAGATGATGTTCATTGCTTTTGGTCTGGAAGGTTGTGCCATGGCGTTATGGCTGTTGTGCAAAGATGATCCCCTGCTGTTTGTATTGCTGTCCGGGGTGGTCTTTTTTGGCTGGGGAGAGATATTTTCATTATTCCCGGCCACGCTAACAGATACATTTGGCACCCGTTTCGCAACGGCTAACTATGGATGGTTGTATATCTCGCAGGGAATTGGCTCAATCTTTGGCGGCCCGCTGGCGGCATTACTGTATCAACATACCAGCAGCTGGAGCCTGGTATTCGCCTGCGCCATCACGCTGGATATTGTGTGCGCATTGCTGGCCTTACTGGTACTCAAACCCTGGCGCAGCCGCTTTATCCAGCAATTAAAAGCGTCTGCCTAA
- a CDS encoding D-glutamate cyclase family protein, translated as MTPFSTPAALRAAIARGEWRQPTAGLLDGYQQANLVVLPQSAAYEFLLFCVRNPKACPVLAVSEPGETEILMGTSRIDLRTMFPRYRVWQQGQLVDEPYDLLDVWQDDAVAFLLGCSHSLDGALRRAGIPVSLAAPPVYLTQVPCQPTARMQGYVAVSMRPVAADKVDEAVALSAAYPSAHGLPLHIGDPAGIGITDLAAPDFGVFPGVKSGQVPLFWACGVTPQQVLPALGCAYLFTHYAGHMLVLDDAVEHYSAQLR; from the coding sequence ATGACCCCTTTTAGCACCCCAGCCGCTTTACGCGCCGCGATAGCGCGCGGTGAATGGCGTCAGCCCACCGCTGGGCTACTGGATGGCTATCAGCAAGCAAATCTGGTGGTGTTACCACAGTCCGCCGCCTATGAATTCCTGCTGTTTTGTGTGCGCAATCCCAAAGCTTGTCCGGTGTTAGCGGTCAGTGAACCGGGGGAAACCGAAATTTTAATGGGAACGAGCCGCATTGACCTGCGCACCATGTTTCCCCGTTATCGGGTCTGGCAACAGGGACAGTTGGTGGATGAACCCTATGATCTGCTCGATGTCTGGCAGGATGATGCCGTGGCGTTCCTGCTGGGATGCAGCCACTCGCTGGATGGTGCCCTGCGCCGTGCTGGCATCCCGGTGAGCCTTGCCGCACCACCGGTTTATCTGACGCAGGTTCCGTGTCAGCCCACCGCCCGCATGCAGGGATACGTGGCCGTGAGTATGCGCCCCGTCGCGGCAGATAAAGTGGATGAAGCGGTGGCGCTGAGCGCTGCCTATCCTTCTGCGCATGGTTTGCCGTTGCATATCGGTGATCCTGCCGGGATCGGTATCACTGATCTGGCAGCACCTGACTTCGGTGTCTTCCCTGGGGTGAAATCCGGGCAGGTGCCGTTGTTTTGGGCGTGCGGTGTCACACCGCAGCAGGTGCTGCCCGCCCTCGGGTGCGCTTACCTGTTTACCCACTACGCCGGGCATATGCTGGTTCTGGATGACGCGGTGGAACACTACTCGGCGCAGCTGCGCTAA
- a CDS encoding MFS transporter has protein sequence MTQLTLTNEIEQTESPGSAVHTIRSASDVSQLVNNSTQARSNARIIVAIALGGIFLDAYDLGALAFGVKDITREFGLGPKGIGLVVSAITMGAIVGALIGGYLTDKIGRYRVFMADMFFFVFAAILGALAPNAEVLGISRFIMGLGIGIDLPVAMAFLAEFSRLKGRGNKAASIAMWCPTWYAAISVSYLLVLAFFYWLPESQTASLWRYIVGFGAVPALVILTIRKRYMTESPVWAANQGDLEQAAQILRVSYNIPAVAAPQAEAAGSSTAIRHKASWKNYGLLLRGHYLRRTILTSVMSFVSPFAYGAIAFGLPIIVSTLFQQSMLTTILVSLALNLFFAFTGGLAAVRLVPRFGARAMSIAGYACQLVALLGLALAGRPDDELKAALCCAYLALFLLGQGFGPGAQTMVYASLSYPASIRGVGVGLNQTITRFATTIALFLFPLLTASLDTGLFWVIALSPVLGLLALFAIRWEPAGYDIDAEDYADVVQR, from the coding sequence ATGACGCAACTAACTTTAACTAATGAAATAGAGCAGACTGAATCACCAGGCTCAGCTGTTCACACCATCCGCAGCGCTTCCGATGTCAGCCAGTTAGTCAACAACTCCACCCAGGCGCGCAGCAATGCACGCATCATTGTTGCCATTGCGCTCGGCGGTATCTTTCTTGATGCCTACGATCTCGGTGCACTGGCCTTCGGGGTAAAAGACATCACGCGTGAATTCGGTCTTGGCCCAAAAGGCATTGGTCTGGTGGTCTCCGCGATCACCATGGGTGCCATTGTCGGCGCGCTGATCGGCGGTTATCTGACTGATAAGATTGGCCGTTATCGTGTCTTTATGGCGGATATGTTTTTCTTTGTCTTTGCCGCTATTTTGGGTGCTCTGGCACCGAATGCCGAAGTGCTCGGCATCAGCCGTTTTATTATGGGGCTGGGTATCGGCATTGACCTCCCGGTAGCGATGGCTTTTCTGGCTGAGTTTTCCCGGCTAAAAGGGCGGGGCAACAAAGCCGCCAGCATCGCGATGTGGTGTCCGACCTGGTACGCCGCCATCTCGGTTTCCTACCTGTTGGTGCTGGCCTTCTTTTATTGGCTGCCGGAAAGTCAGACTGCATCCCTGTGGCGCTATATTGTCGGATTTGGTGCGGTTCCCGCGCTGGTGATCCTGACGATTCGTAAGCGTTATATGACGGAATCTCCGGTATGGGCCGCCAATCAGGGTGACCTGGAGCAGGCAGCGCAAATTCTGCGGGTGTCCTACAACATTCCGGCAGTGGCCGCTCCACAGGCGGAAGCAGCAGGTTCGTCAACCGCTATCAGACATAAAGCGAGCTGGAAGAACTACGGTTTACTGCTGCGGGGCCACTACCTGCGCCGTACCATCCTGACCAGTGTGATGTCTTTCGTGTCACCTTTTGCTTACGGTGCCATTGCTTTTGGGTTACCGATCATCGTTTCCACGTTGTTCCAGCAGTCGATGCTGACCACCATTTTAGTTTCGCTGGCGCTCAATCTGTTTTTCGCTTTTACCGGTGGATTGGCTGCCGTAAGGCTGGTGCCGCGTTTTGGTGCGCGAGCGATGAGTATTGCAGGGTACGCGTGTCAGTTAGTGGCCTTGCTGGGACTCGCGCTGGCGGGACGACCTGATGATGAGCTGAAGGCGGCCTTATGCTGCGCTTATCTGGCGCTATTTCTGCTGGGACAGGGGTTTGGACCTGGTGCACAGACCATGGTGTATGCCTCACTGAGCTACCCGGCATCAATACGTGGGGTTGGGGTAGGGCTGAATCAGACCATCACCCGTTTCGCCACCACTATCGCGCTGTTTTTATTCCCGCTTCTGACCGCAAGTCTGGACACCGGCCTGTTCTGGGTGATTGCCCTGTCGCCGGTGTTGGGTCTGCTGGCACTGTTTGCGATCCGCTGGGAGCCTGCTGGCTATGACATCGATGCTGAAGATTATGCCGATGTTGTGCAGCGTTAA
- a CDS encoding oxidoreductase: protein MSFTEIQVVPGPANYYCFPGAIRELNNFYSESDLQHAMWLYGEQALQAAQAWLPEAFTVESAGKACIREHCNEPLISRLAEQAGPRCKVIIGVGGGTVMDSAKALAARMQLPVVLIPTIAATCAAWTPLSVWYNPQGENIGYEIFKQANHLVLVEPEIILQAPAPYLLAGIADTLAKWYEASVLVGSAEAATVPYLARTALNMAHGLRELLLSDSATVLADQCHGTLTARFIAVVDAVIAGGGLIGGLGERFTRVAAAHSVHNGMTVLPQTHSILHGIKVAYGILVQVALMKDEQELQMLLSFYRQLKLPTSLRELGIDISDKAQIDAMIAHTLRAKETIHLMPVNVTAEVLFEAMETVEQATETVSSVDI from the coding sequence ATGTCTTTTACTGAAATTCAGGTAGTACCGGGGCCGGCTAACTATTACTGCTTTCCGGGCGCGATCCGTGAATTAAACAATTTCTACAGCGAATCTGACTTACAGCACGCGATGTGGTTGTATGGCGAGCAAGCCTTGCAGGCCGCTCAGGCCTGGTTGCCAGAGGCATTTACGGTTGAATCTGCCGGTAAAGCCTGTATCCGTGAGCACTGTAATGAACCGCTGATAAGCCGTCTGGCTGAACAGGCCGGACCGCGCTGCAAAGTCATTATTGGCGTTGGTGGTGGCACGGTGATGGATAGTGCGAAAGCGCTGGCAGCCCGTATGCAATTACCGGTGGTGTTGATTCCCACCATTGCGGCGACCTGCGCAGCCTGGACGCCGCTCTCCGTCTGGTATAACCCACAGGGGGAGAATATCGGCTATGAGATCTTTAAACAGGCGAACCATCTGGTTTTAGTTGAGCCAGAAATCATTCTGCAAGCGCCAGCGCCTTACCTGCTGGCGGGGATCGCCGATACGTTAGCCAAGTGGTATGAGGCCAGCGTTCTGGTGGGGAGTGCCGAGGCCGCTACAGTGCCTTATCTCGCACGTACCGCACTCAATATGGCGCACGGACTCAGGGAGTTGCTGCTCAGTGACAGTGCAACCGTATTAGCCGATCAATGCCATGGAACATTGACCGCGCGTTTTATCGCTGTGGTGGATGCTGTGATTGCCGGTGGCGGATTAATCGGCGGGTTGGGCGAACGTTTCACCCGCGTGGCTGCGGCTCATTCGGTACACAATGGTATGACGGTACTGCCGCAAACGCATAGCATTCTGCATGGTATCAAAGTGGCGTACGGGATTCTGGTTCAGGTCGCACTGATGAAGGACGAGCAGGAGCTGCAAATGCTGCTGAGCTTCTATCGTCAGCTGAAATTGCCAACCAGCCTGCGCGAACTGGGTATCGATATCTCAGACAAAGCACAAATTGATGCGATGATTGCCCATACCCTGCGTGCGAAAGAGACCATTCACCTGATGCCGGTTAACGTCACTGCGGAAGTGCTGTTCGAGGCGATGGAAACCGTTGAGCAGGCAACTGAGACAGTCAGCAGCGTCGATATTTAA
- a CDS encoding MFS transporter: MKEKNNIALPAKRWWYLMPVIFITYSLAYLDRANYGFAAASGIEKDLGISHATSSLIGALFFLGYFFFQVPGALYAVHRSVRKLIFVSLILWGCCATVTGFVTNIPMLMVIRFILGVVEAAVMPAMLIYISNWFTRTERSRANTFLVLGNPVTVLWMSIVSGYLIDAWGWREMFIIEGGPAVLWAFVWWVLVRDKPSQVTWLNAEEKRVLQNQLDEEQKNIKPMRNYGEALRSKKVVMLCFVHALWSVGVYGFMMWMPSILKMAATIDIVSVGWLTAVPYFAAIVTMLLVSWLSDKFQTRKVFIWPLLMIASITFFSSWLMGSQHFWTSYGLLVLAAACMYAPYGPFFAFIPEILPKNVAGVSMGLINCCGALGAFLGAWLVGYLNGLTHSPGASYTFMAISLLMSVVVMFYVNSSSDNDSEISKAKLMME, encoded by the coding sequence ATGAAAGAAAAGAATAATATTGCATTACCTGCTAAACGATGGTGGTATTTAATGCCAGTCATCTTTATAACGTATAGCCTGGCTTATTTGGATAGGGCAAACTATGGATTTGCCGCAGCATCGGGAATAGAGAAAGATCTGGGTATATCTCATGCGACTTCATCGCTTATTGGCGCATTGTTCTTTCTGGGTTATTTCTTTTTTCAGGTTCCGGGTGCCCTTTACGCCGTTCATCGCAGCGTGCGGAAACTCATTTTCGTTAGTTTAATTTTGTGGGGTTGCTGTGCGACCGTGACGGGATTCGTCACCAATATTCCCATGCTGATGGTTATCCGTTTCATATTGGGGGTTGTGGAAGCGGCGGTGATGCCCGCGATGTTGATTTATATCAGTAACTGGTTCACCAGGACAGAACGTTCCAGAGCGAATACCTTCCTTGTCTTAGGGAATCCTGTGACTGTGCTATGGATGTCAATCGTATCAGGATACCTGATTGACGCCTGGGGCTGGCGGGAAATGTTTATCATTGAAGGTGGCCCTGCAGTGCTGTGGGCATTTGTCTGGTGGGTTTTGGTCAGAGATAAGCCGTCGCAGGTGACATGGCTAAATGCTGAGGAAAAGCGCGTTCTACAAAACCAACTGGATGAAGAACAAAAGAACATTAAGCCGATGCGCAATTATGGCGAGGCTTTACGGTCAAAAAAAGTGGTCATGCTGTGCTTCGTGCATGCACTCTGGAGTGTGGGTGTTTATGGTTTTATGATGTGGATGCCTTCCATCCTGAAAATGGCCGCCACCATTGATATTGTCTCCGTTGGCTGGCTCACCGCAGTGCCATACTTTGCCGCCATTGTTACCATGCTGTTGGTTTCCTGGTTATCGGACAAATTTCAAACCAGGAAGGTATTTATCTGGCCATTATTAATGATTGCGTCGATAACCTTCTTTAGTTCCTGGCTGATGGGTTCCCAGCATTTTTGGACTTCATACGGTTTGCTGGTATTGGCTGCGGCTTGTATGTACGCCCCCTATGGACCCTTCTTCGCTTTTATTCCGGAAATATTACCGAAGAATGTGGCAGGCGTTTCAATGGGGCTGATTAATTGCTGTGGCGCGTTAGGGGCATTTCTTGGAGCATGGTTAGTCGGTTATTTAAATGGTCTCACTCACTCGCCAGGCGCATCCTATACCTTTATGGCTATTTCATTGTTGATGTCGGTTGTCGTGATGTTCTATGTTAATTCGTCGAGCGATAATGATTCAGAAATCAGCAAAGCTAAATTGATGATGGAATAA
- a CDS encoding MFS transporter: protein MAQLNEIDDISHDRKTNVRWHIVIILFIITAVSVGDRSTLAIAGKDMTSALGINPGQMGWIFSAFAWAYCLAQIPGGWLLDRFGSKKIYLCGLCLWSVFTLLQGCVEIFHGLGAVVCFTILLFLVGLCEAPVMPGNSRFVAAWFPSKERATAAAVFNSAQYFATAIFAPIMGWLTLNYGWQSIFIFMGVLGIVITFTAARVIHNPLDHPRVNSEEIDYIRQGGALVDMDQSNTKSKAGFDLNALKQLMTSRMLLGVYLGQYCINVLTFFFITWFPLYLAMEKGLNIKTVGFIAAIPAICGFLGGLMGGVISDRILRITKSLSVARKTPIVLGMLLSMVMVFCNYVDSIYLVVLFMSLAFLGKGIGALGWAVMSDTAPKEMAGVAGGIFNLCGNFAGIVSPVVIGYIVKATGHFEWALVFVAIHALIAIFSFVVIVGPIKRLELKRAE from the coding sequence ATGGCTCAATTAAATGAAATTGATGACATATCGCATGACAGGAAAACCAATGTCAGATGGCATATTGTTATTATTTTATTTATCATAACGGCAGTGAGTGTGGGGGATCGCTCAACGCTGGCAATTGCAGGTAAAGATATGACATCTGCCCTGGGTATCAACCCCGGTCAGATGGGATGGATATTCTCGGCGTTTGCATGGGCATACTGTCTGGCGCAGATTCCCGGTGGCTGGTTACTCGACCGTTTTGGTTCGAAAAAGATTTACCTGTGCGGCTTGTGTCTGTGGTCCGTTTTTACCTTGTTGCAAGGTTGTGTGGAAATTTTCCATGGTCTCGGTGCCGTTGTTTGCTTCACCATTCTTCTCTTCCTTGTCGGCCTGTGCGAAGCGCCGGTGATGCCGGGCAATAGCCGTTTTGTTGCTGCCTGGTTTCCGTCTAAAGAACGTGCTACTGCCGCTGCAGTATTTAATTCCGCACAATATTTCGCCACGGCTATTTTCGCCCCGATAATGGGATGGCTGACACTCAATTATGGTTGGCAATCGATTTTTATCTTTATGGGCGTGCTGGGAATTGTGATTACTTTTACAGCGGCAAGAGTAATTCATAATCCATTGGATCACCCCCGGGTTAATAGCGAAGAAATTGATTATATCCGTCAGGGTGGGGCACTGGTGGATATGGACCAAAGTAACACCAAATCAAAAGCCGGATTTGATTTAAACGCCTTAAAACAATTAATGACAAGCCGTATGTTATTGGGGGTTTATCTTGGTCAGTATTGCATTAACGTTCTGACTTTCTTTTTTATTACCTGGTTCCCACTGTATCTGGCGATGGAAAAAGGGCTGAATATCAAAACAGTCGGGTTTATTGCTGCCATACCGGCGATTTGCGGTTTCCTGGGCGGGCTGATGGGGGGCGTTATTTCGGATCGTATTCTGCGCATCACAAAATCTCTCTCCGTTGCACGCAAGACACCGATTGTCCTCGGCATGTTGCTGTCAATGGTGATGGTGTTCTGTAACTATGTCGATTCGATTTATCTGGTTGTTTTATTTATGTCTTTAGCGTTTCTCGGCAAAGGAATTGGCGCACTGGGATGGGCGGTGATGTCCGATACCGCACCCAAAGAGATGGCGGGTGTGGCCGGTGGCATTTTCAACTTGTGTGGTAACTTTGCAGGGATTGTTTCCCCGGTGGTTATTGGCTACATCGTCAAAGCAACCGGGCACTTTGAATGGGCGCTGGTGTTCGTCGCCATTCATGCGCTGATCGCCATTTTCAGCTTTGTGGTGATTGTCGGTCCGATCAAACGCCTCGAACTTAAAAGAGCGGAATAA